A region of Pseudosulfitobacter sp. DSM 107133 DNA encodes the following proteins:
- a CDS encoding SDR family NAD(P)-dependent oxidoreductase: protein MTKPPMRDRDDFGVALVTGAGSGIGQGIALRLAELGARVVVTDIAETGIADTVKQIEAAGGTALGQKLDVSDPASVNAAFDETERWDKCVDVLVNNAGIVGINPFLDFPLEDWNRVMAINLTGSMLCAQLAAREMVRQRYGRIINITSVSGIRAGVGRTAYGTSKAALVGLTRQIALEVAAHGVTANAIAPGAITTPLTESTYTEETVARLLPMIPAGYMADPADIAAAVAYLGSPDARYVNGETLVVDGGYVCGGMMQTGSLDLGTKSSS from the coding sequence ATGACAAAACCACCAATGAGAGATCGTGACGATTTCGGCGTGGCACTTGTCACCGGTGCAGGTTCTGGCATCGGACAGGGGATTGCTTTGCGGCTGGCGGAGTTGGGCGCGAGGGTTGTTGTCACTGATATTGCCGAAACAGGCATAGCCGATACGGTCAAGCAGATCGAAGCGGCAGGTGGTACAGCGCTTGGGCAAAAGCTTGATGTGTCGGATCCGGCATCGGTGAATGCGGCATTTGACGAGACGGAACGCTGGGACAAATGCGTGGATGTGCTGGTGAACAATGCGGGTATCGTCGGGATTAATCCGTTCCTCGATTTTCCTTTGGAAGACTGGAACCGCGTTATGGCTATCAACCTGACAGGCAGCATGTTGTGCGCGCAACTTGCTGCGCGTGAAATGGTTCGTCAGCGATATGGCAGGATCATCAATATCACGTCGGTCAGCGGCATCCGCGCAGGGGTCGGGCGCACGGCTTACGGCACGTCCAAGGCGGCCTTGGTGGGGCTGACACGCCAGATTGCGCTTGAAGTTGCGGCGCATGGCGTCACGGCAAACGCGATTGCACCGGGCGCCATTACAACTCCGCTCACCGAAAGCACCTATACCGAAGAAACGGTTGCGCGCCTGTTGCCGATGATTCCGGCGGGTTACATGGCCGACCCTGCGGATATCGCGGCGGCAGTTGCCTATCTGGGCTCGCCTGATGCGCGATATGTGAACGGTGAAACACTGGTCGTTGATGGTGGATATGTCTGTGGCGGCATGATGCAGACTGGCTCGCTGGATCTGGGCACAAAAAGTTCGTCCTGA
- a CDS encoding lipid-transfer protein gives MTAIIAGVGMIPFAKPGASAPYDEMGEVAIRLALDDAGIAFEDVQQAYASYVYGDSTSGQRVIYRVGMTGIPIINVNNNCSSGSTALFLARQAVESGVAECVLAVGFEQMAPGALGVVFPDRPSPLAEFDAATDRLIGDVDLPMTLRYFGGAGKAHMERFGTKMETFAKIRAKASRHAANNPLSVFRKEMTTQDVMGAQVIWPGVMTRPMACPPTCGAAAALVVSKGFAEKMGLDTTVQIRAQAMTTDKLLDPETGDMIEVVGARLSRDAARMVYEKAGVGPDDIDVIELHDCFAQNELISYEALGLCAEGDGEKLVDDGDNTFGGKYVTNPSGGLLSKGHPLGATGLAQCFELTNQLRGKAENRQVDNARLALQHNVGLGGAAVVTLYERITA, from the coding sequence ATGACTGCCATTATTGCCGGTGTCGGCATGATCCCTTTTGCAAAACCGGGCGCATCGGCACCTTACGACGAGATGGGCGAGGTGGCGATCCGTCTTGCACTGGATGACGCCGGTATCGCGTTCGAAGACGTGCAACAGGCCTATGCCAGCTATGTTTACGGCGACAGCACAAGCGGGCAGCGTGTGATTTACCGCGTGGGCATGACGGGCATCCCGATTATCAACGTGAACAACAATTGTTCGAGCGGTTCAACAGCGCTTTTCCTCGCACGGCAGGCTGTCGAAAGCGGTGTGGCAGAATGTGTGCTGGCGGTGGGTTTTGAACAGATGGCCCCCGGTGCGTTGGGTGTTGTCTTTCCCGATCGCCCGTCACCGCTGGCGGAATTTGATGCCGCCACGGACCGGCTGATAGGGGACGTCGATCTGCCGATGACGCTTCGGTATTTCGGCGGTGCGGGCAAGGCGCATATGGAACGATTTGGTACGAAGATGGAGACATTCGCCAAAATTCGGGCCAAGGCTAGCCGCCATGCCGCGAACAACCCACTCTCGGTTTTCCGCAAGGAGATGACCACGCAGGATGTAATGGGTGCGCAGGTGATCTGGCCCGGTGTAATGACACGGCCAATGGCTTGTCCGCCCACCTGCGGCGCTGCGGCGGCGCTTGTGGTGTCCAAAGGGTTCGCTGAAAAAATGGGCCTTGATACAACTGTACAAATCCGCGCGCAGGCAATGACAACGGATAAACTGCTGGACCCTGAAACCGGCGACATGATCGAAGTGGTTGGCGCCAGGCTGAGCCGTGATGCCGCGCGCATGGTCTATGAAAAGGCGGGCGTGGGTCCTGACGATATCGACGTGATCGAATTGCATGACTGTTTCGCGCAGAACGAATTGATTTCCTACGAGGCCCTGGGGCTATGTGCCGAAGGTGATGGCGAAAAGTTGGTCGATGATGGCGACAACACCTTTGGCGGGAAATACGTCACGAACCCGTCTGGTGGTCTGCTGTCAAAGGGGCATCCACTGGGTGCTACGGGGCTGGCACAGTGTTTTGAGTTGACCAACCAACTGCGTGGAAAGGCAGAGAACCGGCAGGTCGATAATGCGCGGCTTGCCCTCCAGCATAACGTTGGGCTGGGCGGTGCGGCGGTTGTTACACTTTATGAAAGGATTACAGCATGA
- a CDS encoding AMP-binding protein, producing the protein MNIAYILTQSARAYCDRPAVCLGLSTFSTYTQLQYRSAALAAALKQRNLVKGDRVLIFMGNRPEYIEILFAIWTAGCVAVPLNAKLHPNEVTYIHANCDAALAFTDRPEDVEGFSAVIAVGGPEYNAALQASADLQPAHAAQTDPAWIFYTSGTTGRPKGAILTHRNLWTMTTSFLADMCPVTEMSAALHPAPLSHAAGLFMLPFAQRGAANVVPQSGGFDPHEIVTLLHEYPHSSFFVAPTMLTRLTAYPALDTAAIENLDLLFCGGAPIYVADLRRAMALLGNRIWIGYGQGEAPCTITYLPPHILSWEIPDSWLGSVGIPRTGVTVCVVDETGTQCPPDVAGEVIVSGDVVMAGYWGNETATASALRDGWLHTGDIGSVDAHGFLTLKDRSKDVIISGGSNIYPREVEEVLLRHSGVVETNVVGREEAEWGEEVIAFVVAEPGVTAQALDRFCLDNIARFKRPKAYCFVLELPKSSYGKILKTELRQMLTDPDTQFEKP; encoded by the coding sequence ATGAACATCGCGTACATTTTGACACAGTCCGCGCGCGCCTATTGCGATCGACCTGCCGTCTGCTTGGGGTTGTCGACGTTCAGCACCTACACCCAATTACAGTACCGCAGCGCGGCCTTGGCCGCTGCGCTGAAACAGCGCAATCTGGTAAAAGGTGACCGTGTTCTGATCTTCATGGGCAACCGGCCCGAATATATCGAGATCCTGTTTGCCATCTGGACTGCCGGATGTGTTGCCGTTCCGTTGAATGCCAAACTGCACCCTAACGAAGTGACCTATATCCATGCTAACTGTGATGCCGCACTTGCCTTTACCGACCGGCCGGAAGACGTCGAAGGGTTTTCAGCAGTCATTGCGGTCGGTGGACCGGAATATAATGCGGCGTTACAAGCGTCAGCGGATTTGCAGCCTGCACACGCTGCGCAAACCGATCCGGCATGGATTTTTTATACCAGCGGCACGACGGGCCGCCCGAAAGGGGCGATACTGACCCACCGCAACCTCTGGACCATGACCACGAGTTTTCTGGCCGATATGTGTCCGGTTACGGAAATGTCGGCGGCGCTGCATCCGGCACCGCTGTCTCATGCGGCAGGGCTGTTTATGCTACCGTTTGCGCAGCGGGGCGCGGCGAATGTTGTGCCGCAAAGCGGTGGATTCGATCCGCATGAAATCGTGACGTTGCTGCATGAATATCCCCATTCATCTTTTTTTGTCGCACCCACGATGCTGACGCGTCTGACGGCCTATCCTGCGCTTGACACGGCGGCCATCGAAAACCTTGATCTGTTGTTCTGCGGCGGTGCGCCGATTTATGTCGCAGACCTGCGCCGGGCGATGGCGCTGTTGGGCAACCGCATCTGGATCGGATACGGACAAGGCGAGGCACCATGTACGATCACTTATCTACCACCGCATATATTGAGCTGGGAAATTCCGGATAGTTGGCTGGGATCCGTCGGCATTCCACGCACCGGCGTCACGGTCTGTGTGGTGGATGAAACAGGCACACAATGCCCCCCAGATGTCGCGGGCGAAGTGATCGTCAGTGGCGATGTGGTGATGGCGGGATACTGGGGCAATGAAACGGCAACGGCGTCAGCCTTGCGGGACGGCTGGCTCCATACCGGCGACATTGGCAGCGTGGACGCCCACGGTTTCCTGACGCTCAAGGACCGGTCCAAGGACGTGATCATTTCTGGCGGGTCAAATATTTATCCGCGCGAGGTCGAAGAGGTGCTGCTGCGTCATTCCGGCGTGGTCGAAACTAATGTTGTTGGCCGCGAGGAGGCCGAATGGGGCGAGGAAGTCATCGCGTTTGTTGTGGCAGAGCCGGGCGTGACCGCACAGGCGCTGGACCGTTTTTGTCTGGATAACATAGCGCGGTTCAAGCGACCCAAGGCCTATTGCTTTGTTCTCGAACTGCCCAAAAGCAGCTACGGCAAAATACTTAAGACAGAGTTGCGCCAGATGCTGACCGACCCCGATACACAATTCGAAAAACCATAA